A genome region from Setaria italica strain Yugu1 chromosome III, Setaria_italica_v2.0, whole genome shotgun sequence includes the following:
- the LOC101753489 gene encoding bidirectional sugar transporter SWEET13, translating into MAGFSLQHPWAFTFGLLGNVISFMTFLAPIPTFYRIYKSKSTEGFQSVPYVVALFSAMLWIFYALIKSNEVLLITINVAGFVIESIYVILYFVYADKKARWFTAKIMLGLNVGFFGAILLFTLLVFHGDKRIVTLGWICVAFSVGVFVAPLSIIKRVIQTRSVEYMPFSLSLTLTLSAVVWFLYGLLIKDKYVALPNILGFTFGVVQMVLYVFYMNKTPVVADGKEAGKLPTAADEHVLVNIAKLSPALPERSSGVHPVREMGLPTRTCAAEVAAATRAAPNRDVVDVLVSRQSPAVGVA; encoded by the exons ATGGCTGGCTTTTCCCTTCAGCATCCCTGGGCATTCACCTTCGGCCTCCTAG GCAACGTCATCTCCTTCATGACCTTCCTGGCCCCAAT CCCGACGTTCTACCGCATCTACAAGAGCAAGTCGACGGAGGGTTTCCAGTCGGTTCCCTACGTGGTGGCTCTGTTCAGCGCGATGCTGTGGATCTTCTACGCGCTGATCAAATCCAACGAGGTCCTGCTCATCACCATCAACGTCGCCGGCTTCGTCATCGAGAGCATCTACGTCATCTTGTACTTCGTCTACGCGGACAAGAAAGCCAGGTGGTTCACTGCCAAGATCATGCTTGGCCTCAACGTCGGCTTCTTCGGGGCCATCCTCCTCTTCACCCTCCTCGTCTTCCATGGTGACAAGCGCATCGTCACCCTCGGATGGATCTGCGTCGCCTTCTCCGTCGGCGTCTTCGTCGCGCCGCTCAGCATCATC AAGCGCGTGATCCAGACGAGGAGCGTGGAGTACAtgcccttctccctctccctcacgCTCACCCTCAGCGCCGTCGTCTGGTTCCTCTACGGCCTCCTCATCAAGGACAAATACGTCGCG CTTCCGAACATCCTTGGATTCACCTTCGGCGTGGTGCAGATGGTCCTGTACGTGTTCTACATGAACAAGACACCGGTGGTCGCCGACGGCAAGGAAGCGGGCAAGCTACCGAcagccgccgacgagcacgtCCTCGTCAACATCGCCAAGCTCAGCCCGGCCCTCCCCGAGCGGAGCTCCGGCGTGCACCCGGTGCGCGAGATGGGGCTTCCCACCAGGACCTGCGCTGCtgaagtggcggcggcgacgagggcggcgcCGAACAGGGACGTGGTCGACGTCCTCGTGAGCCGCCAAAGCCCCGCCGTCGGGGTGGCCTAG